In Aegilops tauschii subsp. strangulata cultivar AL8/78 chromosome 3, Aet v6.0, whole genome shotgun sequence, one genomic interval encodes:
- the LOC109783227 gene encoding peroxidase 2, with translation MAAIPANLMVCALLLLAVGCQASPFWPLQIGFYHDKCPQAEAVVKGVMEKAISKNPGNGAAMIRMLFHDCFVEGCDASVLLDPTPFSPTPEKLSPPNDPSLRGFELIDAIKDAVEAACPGVVSCADIIAFAARDASCILSRGKVNFEMPSGRRDGTFSNASGPLKFLVPPASNLSELVASFVVKGLNTEDLVILSGAHTIGRSHCSSFVPDRLNAPSDINGGLAAFLRRQCPADATPGGNDPTVMQDVVTPNKLDRQYYKNVLSHTVLFTSDAALMTSEETARMVVDNANIPGWWEDRFEKAMVKMAGIEVKSGYQGQIRKNCRAIN, from the exons ATGGCGGCTATTCCTGCAAATCTGATGGTTTGTGCATTGCTGCTCCTCGCTGTGGGGTGCCAGGCCAGCCCATTCTGGCCACTGCAGATCGGGTTCTACCACGACAAGTGCCCCCAGGCGGAGGCCGTTGTCAAGGGCGTCATGGAGAAGGCCATCTCCAAGAACCCCGGCAATGGCGCCGCCATGATCCGCATGCTCTTCCACGACTGCTTCGTCGAG GGATGTGATGCGTCCGTCCTCCTCGACCCGACCCCGTTCAGCCCGACACCGGAGAAGCTCAGCCCGCCGAACGACCCTTCCCTGCGCGGCTTCGAGCTGATTGACGCGATCAAGGACGCCGTCGAGGCGGCCTGCCCGGGCGTCGTCTCCTGCGCAGACATCATCGCCTTCGCGGCCCGTGACGCGTCCTGCATCCTCAGCAGGGGCAAGGTAAACTTCGAAATGCCGTCCGGCCGCCGTGACGGCACCTTCTCCAACGCCTCCGGGCCGCTCAAGTTCCTGGTCCCACCGGCGTCCAACCTCAGCGAACTCGTCGCTAGCTTCGTCGTCAAGGGCCTCAACACGGAGGACCTGGTCATCCTCTCCGGCGCGCACACCATCGGGCGCTCCCACTGCTCCTCCTTCGTCCCCGACCGCCTCAACGCCCCCTCCGACATCAACGGCGGCCTCGCCGCGTTCCTGAGGAGGCAGTGCCCGGCCGACGCGACCCCGGGCGGCAACGACCCGACGGTGATGCAGGACGTGGTGACGCCCAACAAGCTGGACAGGCAGTACTACAAGAACGTGTTGTCGCACACGGTGCTCTTCACCTCCGACGCGGCGCTCATGACGTCGGAGGAGACGGCGAGAATGGTGGTGGACAACGCCAACATCCCCGGGTGGTGGGAGGACAGGTTCGAGAAGGCCATGGTGAAGATGGCCGGCATCGAGGTCAAGTCCGGCTACCAGGGCCAGATCAGGAAGAACTGCCGCGCAATCAACTAG